In Helianthus annuus cultivar XRQ/B chromosome 8, HanXRQr2.0-SUNRISE, whole genome shotgun sequence, a single genomic region encodes these proteins:
- the LOC110873064 gene encoding putative ankyrin repeat protein RF_0381, whose product MGKPSNSSEDIHAAARAGDLVAVQTIITSNPLSVNSRDKHSRTPLHLAAWAGQTQVVNLLCKNKADIGAAAMDDMGAIHFAAQKGHLEVIRTLISSGVSVKSANRKGMTPLHYAVQGSYTDLIKYLVKKGANINTKNKAGKSSLDLATTEEIRSLLTCPVEPKETDKGTDSKTEEGQPQVVPEDQTEACRNDGEKEKDGSQNDEEKEEDGSNKRKVEDDVKNEATVGTKKAKVALGHLLTSDDTQEEED is encoded by the exons atgggGAAACCTTCAAATTCGTCGGAAGATATTCACGCAGCAGCTCGAGCAGGTGACCTCGTTGCCGTACAGACCATTATCACCTCTAATCCGCTGTCTGTTAACTCCAGGGATAAACACTCCAGAACTCC ATTACACTTAGCAGCATGGGCTGGTCAGACACAGGTGGTGAATCTCCTCTGCAAGAACAAGGCAGATATCGGTGCTGCTGCCATGGATGACATGGGTGCAATTCACTTTGCTGCTCAAAAAGGTCACTTAGAAGTCATTCGAACACTTATTTCATCCGGGGTCTCTGTAAAATCCGCAAACCGTAAGGGCATGACTCCGCTTCACTACGCTGTGCAGGGATCCTATACCGATCTCATCAAATACTTGGTTAAAAAAGGTGcaaacataaatacaaaaaataAGGCCGGGAAGAGCTCTCTTGATCTTGCAACCACCGAAGAGATTCGTTCATTGTTAACGTGTCCAGTAGAACCGAAAGAAACGGATAAGGGAACCGACTCAAAGACGGAAGAGGGTCAACCACAAGTGGTTCCTGAAGATCAAACCGAGGCTTGTCGAAATGACGGGGAAAAGGAGAAAGACGGGTCACAAAACGATGAGGAAAAGGAGGAAGACGGGTCAAACAAGAGGAAGGTTGAGGACGATGTAAAGAACGAGGCGACTGTAGGAACTAAGAAGGCTAAGGTTGCTCTTGGTCATCTTTTAACATCAGATGACACACAAGAAGAGGAGGACTAG